In Acidobacteriota bacterium, the genomic stretch CGCGCGAGCGGCCGCCGGGCAGACGGCGGCGGCGCCGGCCCGAAGCGCGCCCCGCGCGGCCGCGACGGCCCGGGCCGAGGCGCCCGCGTGCGGGCGCCTCGTCGTCCGGTCCACGCCGCCTGGCGCGCTGGTGTTCGTCAACGGCCGGCGACGCGGCCGAACGCCGCTCTCGGTGCGCGATCTGGCGCCCGGGACCTATTCGTTGCGCGTCGCGCGAAGCGGGTTCCAGGAGGATTCGCGCCGGGTGACGATTGCCGCCTCGGCCGCCCGGGAGGTCCACGTGCGGCTCGCGCGCGCGCGA encodes the following:
- a CDS encoding PEGA domain-containing protein — encoded protein: ARAAAGQTAAAPARSAPRAAATARAEAPACGRLVVRSTPPGALVFVNGRRRGRTPLSVRDLAPGTYSLRVARSGFQEDSRRVTIAASAAREVHVRLARARSSAAPAPAAVSFTGALYVDSRPRGARVVLDGRAIGTTPMQVGDIRAGAHVVRLELADHRPWTTSTTIAAGRTTRVTGSLERQ